In the Acidovorax sp. A79 genome, one interval contains:
- a CDS encoding Tim44 domain-containing protein, whose amino-acid sequence MMKLWSVVLVAMLAFAHADADARRLAGGKSVGKQSSNVTQRESATPPATPGAPAQNATNAAGAKPATAGAAPAAAAAKKPWGAMLGGLAAGLGLAWLASSLGLGAGFGNILMIALLALAAFAIFKMVMRARSGASQGGGAAGGAPFAFQGAGAASPAAAQVPPQYSPNNVGNDASARPWERSSMAFDASRAAQGGAGTGVVIGSGLSGSQNWGVPADFDTEGFLSAAKRNFVTLQAAWDRSDITTLRSMMTDSMLDEIRTQLTEREAHRGVQPNHTDVVMIEAQLLGIEDLGDGYMASVEFSGMIREEPSAGPSPFREVWNMTKPKAGSSGWLVAGVQALQ is encoded by the coding sequence ATGATGAAACTGTGGTCTGTGGTGTTGGTCGCGATGCTGGCGTTTGCACACGCCGATGCCGACGCCCGGCGACTGGCTGGCGGCAAATCGGTGGGCAAGCAGTCGAGCAATGTGACGCAGCGCGAGTCGGCAACGCCGCCCGCAACGCCGGGGGCTCCGGCACAGAACGCGACCAATGCGGCAGGCGCCAAGCCGGCCACGGCGGGCGCGGCACCCGCCGCCGCGGCTGCGAAGAAGCCCTGGGGCGCGATGCTGGGTGGCCTGGCCGCGGGCCTGGGCCTGGCCTGGCTGGCCAGTTCGCTGGGCCTGGGCGCAGGGTTCGGCAATATTTTGATGATCGCGCTGCTGGCGCTGGCCGCGTTCGCCATCTTCAAGATGGTGATGCGCGCGCGCAGTGGCGCCAGCCAGGGCGGTGGTGCCGCTGGAGGCGCGCCGTTCGCCTTCCAGGGGGCAGGGGCCGCCTCGCCGGCGGCTGCGCAGGTGCCTCCGCAGTACAGCCCCAACAACGTGGGCAACGACGCCTCGGCGCGCCCCTGGGAGCGCAGCAGCATGGCGTTCGATGCCTCGCGCGCAGCGCAGGGCGGGGCCGGCACGGGTGTGGTCATCGGTTCGGGTCTGTCGGGCTCGCAGAACTGGGGCGTTCCGGCCGATTTCGACACCGAAGGGTTCCTGTCCGCCGCCAAGCGCAACTTCGTCACGCTGCAGGCCGCCTGGGACCGCTCGGACATCACCACGCTGCGTTCCATGATGACGGACAGCATGCTGGACGAGATCCGCACCCAGCTGACCGAGCGCGAAGCGCATCGCGGCGTGCAGCCCAACCACACGGACGTGGTCATGATCGAGGCCCAGTTGCTGGGCATCGAGGACCTGGGCGACGGCTACATGGCCAGCGTCGAGTTCTCCGGCATGATCCGCGAGGAACCCTCCGCGGGCCCGAGCCCGTTCCGCGAGGTCTGGAACATGACCAAGCCCAAGGCGGGCAGCAGCGGCTGGCTGGTGGCAGGGGTGCAGGCCCTGCAGTAA
- the ubiB gene encoding ubiquinone biosynthesis regulatory protein kinase UbiB, translated as MKQFLRGAAILWVGFRYGLDGLVLDSFQKPWLRPVSRILSFGRNLDAPRGQRLRLALERLGPIFVKFGQVLSTRRDLLPPDVADELARLQDRVPPFDPEVAIATIERAFRRPVDEVFTSFDRVPVASASIAQVHFATLRDRHGIEREVAVKVLRPGMLPVIEKDLGLMRMMAGWVENLSADGKRLKPREVVAEFDNYLHDELDLVREAANAAQLRRNMQGLDLVLIPEMFWDFCHPEVMVMQRMNGVPISQTERLRDAGVDIPKLARDGVTIFFTQVFRDGFFHADMHPGNIQVSLDPATFGRYISLDFGIVGTLTESDKEYLAQNFVAFFRRDYKRVAELHIESGWVPPETRVNDLESAIRAVCEPYFDRPLKEISLGMVLMRLFQTSRRFHVEIQPQLVLLQKTLLNIEGLGRELDPELDLWSTAKPFLEKWMLEQMGPQRVLRELRAEAPHYAKLIPELPRLLYDYLRHKPQDHRRELLELLAAQKRTNRLLQGIIYVGAGFVLGLLSLMLVQQLQVLLRFRIF; from the coding sequence ATGAAGCAATTCCTGCGGGGCGCCGCCATCCTCTGGGTGGGGTTCCGGTACGGCCTGGACGGCCTGGTGCTCGACAGCTTCCAGAAGCCCTGGCTGCGGCCGGTGTCGCGCATCCTGTCGTTCGGGCGCAACCTGGACGCCCCCCGGGGCCAGCGGCTTCGCCTGGCGCTGGAGCGGCTGGGGCCCATCTTCGTCAAGTTCGGCCAGGTGCTCTCGACCCGGCGCGACCTGCTGCCGCCCGACGTGGCCGACGAGCTCGCCCGGCTGCAGGACCGCGTGCCCCCGTTCGATCCCGAGGTGGCGATCGCCACCATCGAGCGGGCGTTCCGCAGGCCCGTGGATGAGGTCTTCACGTCCTTCGATCGCGTGCCGGTGGCCAGCGCCTCGATCGCGCAGGTGCACTTCGCCACGCTGCGCGACCGCCACGGCATCGAGCGCGAGGTGGCGGTCAAGGTGCTTCGCCCCGGCATGCTGCCGGTGATCGAGAAAGACCTGGGCCTCATGCGCATGATGGCCGGCTGGGTGGAGAACCTGTCGGCGGATGGCAAGCGCCTGAAGCCCCGCGAGGTGGTGGCCGAGTTCGACAACTACCTGCACGATGAGCTGGACCTGGTGCGCGAGGCCGCCAACGCCGCGCAGCTGCGCCGCAACATGCAGGGGCTGGACCTGGTGCTGATCCCCGAGATGTTCTGGGACTTCTGCCACCCCGAGGTCATGGTGATGCAGCGCATGAACGGCGTGCCCATCAGCCAGACGGAGCGCCTGCGCGATGCCGGGGTGGACATCCCCAAGCTGGCGCGCGACGGCGTCACGATCTTCTTCACCCAGGTGTTCCGCGACGGCTTCTTCCACGCCGACATGCACCCGGGCAACATCCAGGTGAGCCTGGACCCGGCGACCTTCGGGCGCTACATCTCGCTCGACTTCGGCATCGTGGGCACCCTCACCGAATCGGACAAGGAGTACCTCGCGCAGAACTTCGTGGCGTTCTTTCGCCGCGACTACAAGCGCGTGGCCGAACTGCACATCGAAAGCGGCTGGGTGCCGCCCGAAACGCGGGTCAACGATCTGGAATCGGCGATCCGCGCGGTGTGCGAGCCGTACTTCGACCGGCCGCTCAAGGAAATCTCGCTGGGCATGGTGCTGATGCGGCTCTTCCAGACCTCGCGCCGGTTCCATGTGGAAATCCAGCCCCAGCTCGTGCTCCTGCAAAAGACACTGCTCAACATCGAAGGCCTGGGCCGCGAGCTCGACCCTGAGCTGGACCTGTGGAGCACGGCCAAGCCCTTCCTGGAGAAGTGGATGCTCGAGCAGATGGGACCGCAGCGCGTGCTGCGCGAGCTGCGCGCCGAGGCGCCGCACTACGCCAAGCTGATTCCCGAGCTGCCCCGGCTGCTGTACGACTACCTGCGCCACAAGCCGCAGGACCATCGGCGCGAGCTGCTGGAACTGCTGGCCGCGCAAAAGCGCACCAACCGCCTGCTGCAGGGCATCATCTACGTGGGCGCGGGCTTCGTGCTGGGCCTGCTGTCGCTGATGCTGGTACAGCAGTTGCAAGTGCTTCTGCGTTTCCGGATTTTCTAG
- a CDS encoding gamma-butyrobetaine hydroxylase-like domain-containing protein codes for MAGLKAGAPTPQAITVHEASRVLEVGFSDDATFRIPFELMRVYSPSAEVQGHGPGQEVLQTGKREVTLVNLEPVGNYAVKPTFSDGHDSGIFTWDYLYELGQKQDALWTQYTERLAAAGVDRDAPMAPKGGAGGHACGGH; via the coding sequence ATGGCAGGTTTGAAAGCGGGCGCGCCCACGCCGCAGGCAATCACGGTGCACGAAGCATCACGGGTGCTCGAAGTGGGGTTCTCCGATGACGCCACGTTCCGCATTCCGTTTGAGCTGATGCGGGTGTATTCACCGTCGGCCGAAGTGCAGGGTCATGGCCCGGGCCAGGAAGTGCTGCAGACGGGCAAGCGGGAGGTCACGCTGGTCAACCTGGAGCCCGTGGGCAACTACGCGGTCAAGCCCACGTTCTCGGACGGCCACGACAGCGGCATCTTCACCTGGGACTACCTCTACGAACTGGGCCAGAAGCAGGACGCGCTGTGGACGCAGTACACCGAGCGCCTGGCCGCGGCGGGCGTGGACCGCGACGCGCCGATGGCGCCCAAGGGTGGTGCAGGCGGGCATGCCTGTGGCGGTCACTGA
- the serA gene encoding phosphoglycerate dehydrogenase: protein MAINSLDKNKIKFLLLEGIHPSAVDVIRGAGYTQIETVSGALPDDELKRKIADVHFVGIRSRTQLTEEVFAQAHKLVAVGCFCIGTNQVDLNAARERGIAVFNAPYSNTRSVAELVLAEAILLLRGIPEKNAVAHRGGWLKSADNAYEIRGKTLGIVGYGSIGTQLSVLAEAMGMQVAFFDVVSKLPLGNARQVQHLHDLLGQSDIVSLHVPELPSTEGMIGAAEIAAMKPGGILINAARGTVVDIEALAGALKAKKLLGAAIDVFPVEPRTNKDEFQSPLRGLDNVILTPHVGGSTMEAQANIGLEVAEKLVKYSDNGTSTSSVNFPEVALPAHPGKHRLLHIHRNVPGVLSEINRIFSDNQINISAQYLQTNEKIGYVVIDIDAASSDLALDKLAKVGGTLRSRVLF from the coding sequence ATGGCCATCAATTCGCTGGACAAGAACAAGATCAAATTCCTGTTGCTCGAGGGCATCCACCCTTCCGCGGTGGATGTGATCCGCGGTGCCGGCTACACCCAGATCGAGACGGTGTCCGGCGCGCTGCCCGACGACGAACTCAAGCGCAAGATTGCCGACGTGCACTTCGTGGGCATCCGTTCGCGCACGCAGCTCACCGAGGAGGTGTTTGCGCAGGCGCACAAGCTGGTGGCCGTGGGCTGTTTTTGCATCGGCACCAACCAGGTGGACCTGAACGCGGCGCGCGAGCGCGGCATTGCCGTTTTCAATGCCCCGTATTCCAACACCCGCTCTGTGGCCGAGCTGGTGCTGGCCGAGGCCATCCTGCTGCTGCGCGGCATTCCTGAGAAAAACGCGGTGGCCCACCGTGGGGGCTGGCTCAAGTCGGCCGACAACGCCTATGAGATCCGGGGCAAGACGCTGGGCATCGTGGGCTACGGCTCCATCGGCACGCAGCTGTCGGTGCTGGCCGAGGCCATGGGCATGCAGGTTGCCTTCTTCGACGTGGTGAGCAAGCTGCCCCTGGGCAACGCGCGCCAGGTGCAGCATCTGCACGACCTGCTGGGCCAGAGCGACATCGTGAGCCTGCACGTGCCCGAGCTGCCGTCCACCGAGGGAATGATCGGCGCGGCCGAGATCGCCGCCATGAAGCCCGGCGGCATCCTCATCAACGCCGCGCGCGGCACGGTGGTGGATATCGAGGCCCTGGCCGGGGCCCTCAAGGCCAAGAAACTGCTGGGCGCCGCCATCGATGTGTTCCCGGTGGAGCCGCGCACCAACAAGGACGAGTTCCAGTCGCCCCTGCGCGGGCTGGACAACGTGATCCTCACGCCCCATGTCGGCGGCTCCACCATGGAGGCGCAGGCCAACATCGGCCTTGAAGTGGCGGAAAAGCTCGTGAAGTACAGCGACAACGGCACCAGCACCTCGTCGGTCAATTTCCCCGAGGTCGCGCTGCCCGCGCACCCTGGCAAGCATCGCCTGCTGCACATCCACCGCAACGTGCCGGGCGTGCTGTCGGAGATCAACCGCATCTTCTCGGACAACCAGATCAACATCTCGGCCCAGTACCTGCAGACCAACGAGAAGATCGGCTACGTGGTCATCGACATCGACGCGGCCTCGTCCGACCTGGCGCTGGACAAGCTGGCGAAGGTCGGCGGCACGCTGCGCAGCCGGGTGCTGTTCTGA
- a CDS encoding HIT family protein, whose protein sequence is MCAEDGGALVWRGERLRVIRAQEAGFPAFYRVVWNAHVAEFSDLAAAERAHCMEAVTVVEQALRQHLSPTKVNIAALGNMVPHLHWHVIARFDWDSHFPSPVWAAAQRPSPVAQEASVQALLPALESALRQQLATLATA, encoded by the coding sequence TTGTGCGCTGAAGATGGTGGCGCACTGGTCTGGCGCGGTGAGCGACTGCGTGTCATCCGTGCGCAGGAGGCGGGGTTTCCTGCCTTCTACCGCGTGGTCTGGAATGCGCATGTGGCCGAGTTCTCTGACCTGGCTGCTGCCGAACGTGCCCACTGCATGGAGGCCGTGACGGTGGTGGAGCAGGCCCTGCGCCAGCACCTGTCGCCCACCAAGGTCAACATCGCGGCGCTGGGCAACATGGTGCCGCACCTGCACTGGCATGTGATTGCGCGGTTTGACTGGGACAGTCACTTTCCCTCACCCGTGTGGGCGGCTGCGCAGCGCCCCAGCCCTGTGGCGCAAGAGGCTTCCGTGCAGGCGCTGCTGCCAGCGCTGGAAAGCGCCTTGCGCCAGCAACTGGCGACCCTGGCTACTGCGTGA
- the ubiE gene encoding bifunctional demethylmenaquinone methyltransferase/2-methoxy-6-polyprenyl-1,4-benzoquinol methylase UbiE produces the protein MSTTHFGFQSVDEQEKARRVRGVFDSVASKYDVMNDLMSAGLHRAWKAYTVMVANLGEGSQVLDIAGGTGDLALAFSKKVGATGRVVHTDINEAMLRVGRDRLIDAGVVLPTLVCDAEKLPFPEAHFDVVSVAFGLRNMTHKDQAIAEMCRVLKPGGKLLVLEFSKVAKPLEKVYDWYSFKVLPQLGKLVAGDDASYRYLAESIRMHPGQEELKSLMQKNGFGHVDYHNMTGGIVALHVGIKC, from the coding sequence ATGAGCACCACACATTTTGGTTTTCAGTCGGTCGACGAGCAGGAAAAGGCGCGCCGCGTGCGTGGCGTGTTCGATTCGGTCGCCTCCAAATACGATGTGATGAACGACCTCATGTCGGCCGGCCTGCACCGCGCCTGGAAGGCCTACACCGTGATGGTGGCCAACCTCGGCGAGGGCAGCCAGGTGCTGGACATCGCGGGCGGCACGGGCGATCTCGCGCTGGCATTTTCGAAGAAGGTGGGCGCCACGGGCCGCGTGGTGCATACCGACATCAACGAAGCCATGCTGCGCGTGGGCCGCGACCGTCTCATCGATGCGGGCGTGGTGCTGCCCACGCTGGTCTGCGATGCCGAAAAGCTGCCGTTCCCGGAGGCGCATTTCGACGTGGTGAGCGTGGCCTTCGGCCTGCGCAACATGACGCACAAGGACCAGGCCATCGCCGAGATGTGCCGCGTGCTCAAGCCCGGCGGCAAGCTGCTGGTGCTCGAATTCTCGAAGGTGGCCAAGCCGCTGGAAAAAGTGTACGACTGGTATTCGTTCAAGGTGCTGCCCCAGCTGGGCAAGCTGGTGGCGGGCGACGATGCCAGCTACCGCTACCTGGCGGAGTCCATCCGCATGCACCCGGGACAGGAAGAACTCAAAAGCCTCATGCAGAAAAATGGCTTTGGGCATGTGGACTATCACAACATGACGGGGGGAATCGTGGCCCTGCATGTTGGAATCAAGTGCTGA
- a CDS encoding sodium:solute symporter family protein has translation MLLTLVIVYLLITIAIGLLAARRVKNAADFAIAGRHLPLYMIITTTFATWFGSETVLGIPAKFIEGGLGNVVEDPFGAGFCLILVGLFFAGKLYRMTLLTISDYYRERYGRTVEIVCSLIIMLSYLGWVSAQVTALGLVFNLLSAGAISIPVGMTIGVVSILAYTLFGGMWSVAVTDFIQMIILVVGLAVIAVFAGNMAGGAGKVIEFASSRELFRFLPEPKFHDVVFFIAAGVTMMFGSIPQQDVFQRVMSANNIQAATRGPVIGGICYILFAFVPMFLVASALIVMPAETAELLKDDPQKVLPTLVLSKMPFVMQVLFFGALLSALKSTASATLLAPSVTFTENIWRQFRPHSSDRQHLRTMRVTTLVFSALVLAYAIYMQGTSIYELVSGAYQVPLVGAFVPLVFGLYWKRATTQGAIFAIVLGLLTWLLFLATPAGAVFPAQLAGLLAALAGMLIGSLGPQAIRNSHAAHHRLVGTE, from the coding sequence GTGCTGTTGACCCTGGTCATTGTCTATCTGTTGATCACCATCGCCATCGGCCTGCTGGCAGCCCGGCGAGTCAAGAATGCCGCGGATTTCGCCATTGCAGGGCGCCATCTGCCGCTGTACATGATCATCACCACCACGTTTGCAACGTGGTTCGGCTCGGAAACGGTGCTGGGCATCCCGGCCAAATTCATCGAGGGCGGGCTGGGCAACGTGGTCGAAGACCCCTTCGGCGCCGGCTTCTGCCTGATCCTGGTGGGCCTGTTCTTCGCGGGCAAGCTCTACCGCATGACGCTGCTCACCATCAGCGACTACTACCGCGAGCGCTATGGCCGCACGGTGGAGATCGTCTGCTCCCTCATCATCATGCTCAGCTACCTGGGCTGGGTGTCTGCCCAGGTCACGGCGCTGGGGCTGGTGTTCAACCTGCTGTCGGCCGGCGCCATCAGCATCCCCGTGGGCATGACCATCGGCGTGGTCTCTATCCTGGCCTACACGCTGTTTGGCGGCATGTGGTCGGTGGCGGTGACCGACTTCATCCAGATGATCATCCTGGTGGTGGGGCTGGCCGTGATCGCGGTGTTCGCGGGCAACATGGCGGGCGGTGCCGGCAAGGTCATCGAGTTCGCCTCCAGCCGCGAGCTGTTCCGCTTCCTGCCCGAGCCCAAGTTCCATGACGTGGTGTTCTTCATCGCGGCGGGCGTCACCATGATGTTCGGCTCGATTCCGCAGCAGGACGTGTTCCAGCGCGTGATGTCGGCCAACAACATCCAGGCCGCCACGCGCGGCCCGGTGATCGGGGGCATCTGCTACATCCTGTTCGCCTTCGTGCCCATGTTCCTCGTGGCCAGCGCGCTGATCGTCATGCCCGCCGAGACGGCCGAGCTGCTCAAGGACGACCCGCAGAAGGTGCTGCCCACGCTGGTGCTGTCCAAGATGCCCTTCGTGATGCAGGTGCTGTTCTTCGGCGCGCTGCTGTCGGCCCTCAAATCCACCGCGTCGGCCACGCTGCTGGCCCCCAGCGTCACGTTCACCGAGAACATCTGGCGCCAGTTCCGCCCGCACAGCTCGGACAGGCAGCACCTGCGCACCATGCGCGTCACCACGCTGGTGTTCAGCGCGCTCGTGCTGGCGTATGCCATCTACATGCAGGGCACGTCGATCTATGAGCTGGTGTCCGGCGCCTATCAGGTGCCGCTGGTGGGGGCCTTCGTGCCCCTGGTGTTTGGCCTGTACTGGAAGCGTGCCACGACGCAGGGCGCCATCTTCGCGATCGTGCTGGGCTTGCTGACCTGGCTGCTGTTCCTGGCCACGCCCGCGGGCGCGGTCTTCCCCGCCCAGCTGGCAGGGCTGCTGGCCGCGCTGGCGGGCATGCTGATCGGCTCGCTGGGCCCGCAGGCCATCCGCAACAGCCATGCGGCGCACCACAGGCTCGTCGGCACGGAGTGA
- a CDS encoding DUF3683 domain-containing protein, which produces MNVPIALAALQMQAAEPVRLREIPYNYTSFSDREIVIRLLGSPAWDVLDQLRKERRTGRSARMLYEVLGDIWVVQRNPYLQDDLLDNPNRRKLLVDALQHRLAEIDKRRTPDDDAGRDRLVGELVVAARRAVAEFNATFEQAAQLRRQIQKTLGRLTAKDNIKFDGLSRVSHVTDATDWRVEYPFVVLTPDTETEMAGLVKGCIELGLTIIPRGGGTGYTGGAIPLTWKSVVINTEKLEAMTEVEMRRLPGMDREVGTVWTEAGVVTQRVADAAERAGFVFAVDPTSAEASCIGGNIAMNAGGKKAVLWGTALDNLASWRMVTPDAQWLEVTRLDHNMGKIHDVETATFELQYFEADGKTPVRTERLAIPGRTFRKEGLGKDVTDKFLSGLPGIQKEGCDGLITSARWVVHRMPEHTRTVCLEFFGNAKDAVPSIVEIKDFMFAEQKRSGVLLAGLEHLDDRYLKAVGYATKSKKHGGGLPKMVLFGDIAGDNADDVARITSEVVRIANSRSGEGFIAISPEARKKFWLDRKRTAAISRHTNAFKINEDVVIPLPRMAEYTDGIERINIELSLRNKIKLCDALTEFFERGNLPLGKQDDASEIPSAELLEDRVAQALALVAEVRALWAGWLQDVEPLFPQLQDHTLRASWKTQLRAPLSGIFAGAAFQPILDEATAIHKRVLKGRVWVALHMHAGDGNVHTNLPVNSDDYEMLQTAHEAVERIMVLARSLDGVISGEHGIGITKLEFLTDAELLPFAQYKQRVDPEGRFNKGKLLRNQELPALDGKALEAHLASKPASRTAALHADLTNAYTPSFGLMGHESLIMQQSDIGAIADSVKDCLRCGKCKPVCSTHVPRANLLYSPRNKILATSLLVEAFLYEEQTRRGVSIKHWQEFEDVADHCTVCHKCENPCPVKIDFGDVTMNMRNLLRKMGKKTFRPGNALAMTMLNATNPDTIKFMRSAMVDVGFKAQRLAVDLLRKVGRKQTAKPPATVGTAPIKEQVIHFINKKLPGGLPKKTARALLDIEDKDYVPIIRNPATTTAETEAVFYFPGCGSERLFSQVGLATQAMLWHTGVQTVLPPGYLCCGYPQRGSGQFDKAEKMITDNRVLFHRVANTLNYLDIKTVVVSCGTCYDQLQGYEFGKIFPGSRIIDIHEYLLEKGIQLQGKGAYLYHEPCHNPMKLQDSMKTVKALVGEQVLKSERCCGESGTLGVTRPDVSTQVRFRKEEEIKKGEAQLRASGAVGAQDNVKILTSCPSCLQGLNRYEGDLNNGLLEADYIVVEMAREILGENWMPDYVQRANNGGIERVLV; this is translated from the coding sequence ATGAATGTTCCGATTGCGTTGGCTGCCTTGCAGATGCAGGCTGCCGAGCCCGTGCGTCTGCGCGAGATTCCCTATAACTACACCTCGTTCTCCGACCGGGAGATCGTGATCCGCCTGCTGGGGTCCCCGGCCTGGGACGTGCTGGACCAATTGCGCAAGGAGCGCCGCACCGGGCGCTCCGCCCGCATGCTGTACGAAGTGCTGGGCGATATCTGGGTGGTGCAGCGCAACCCCTACCTGCAGGACGACCTGCTGGACAACCCCAACCGCCGCAAGCTGCTGGTCGATGCCCTGCAGCACCGCCTGGCCGAGATCGACAAGCGCCGCACCCCCGACGACGACGCCGGGCGCGACCGCCTGGTCGGCGAGCTGGTGGTGGCGGCGCGCCGCGCCGTGGCCGAATTCAACGCCACCTTCGAGCAGGCCGCGCAGTTGCGCCGCCAGATCCAGAAGACCCTGGGCCGCCTGACGGCCAAGGACAACATCAAGTTCGACGGCCTCTCGCGCGTGAGCCACGTGACCGACGCGACCGACTGGCGCGTCGAATACCCGTTCGTGGTGCTCACGCCGGACACGGAAACCGAGATGGCAGGCCTGGTCAAGGGCTGCATCGAACTGGGCCTGACCATCATTCCCCGCGGAGGCGGCACCGGCTACACCGGCGGCGCCATCCCGCTGACGTGGAAAAGCGTGGTCATCAACACCGAAAAGCTCGAAGCCATGACCGAGGTGGAGATGCGCCGCCTGCCGGGCATGGACCGCGAAGTGGGCACGGTGTGGACCGAGGCCGGCGTGGTCACCCAGCGCGTGGCCGATGCGGCCGAGCGCGCAGGTTTTGTGTTTGCCGTGGACCCGACCAGCGCCGAAGCCAGCTGCATCGGTGGCAACATCGCCATGAACGCGGGCGGCAAGAAGGCCGTGCTGTGGGGCACGGCGCTCGACAACCTGGCCAGCTGGCGCATGGTCACGCCCGACGCCCAGTGGCTCGAGGTGACCCGCCTGGACCACAACATGGGCAAGATCCATGACGTGGAGACGGCCACCTTCGAGCTGCAGTACTTCGAGGCCGACGGCAAGACGCCCGTGCGCACCGAGCGCCTGGCCATCCCGGGCCGCACCTTCCGCAAGGAAGGCCTGGGCAAGGACGTGACGGACAAGTTCCTCTCGGGCCTGCCCGGCATCCAGAAGGAAGGCTGCGACGGCCTGATCACCAGCGCGCGCTGGGTGGTGCACCGCATGCCCGAGCACACGCGCACCGTGTGCCTGGAGTTCTTCGGCAACGCCAAGGACGCCGTGCCCAGCATCGTGGAGATCAAGGACTTCATGTTCGCCGAGCAAAAGCGCTCGGGCGTGCTGCTGGCCGGCCTGGAGCACCTGGACGACCGGTACCTGAAAGCGGTGGGCTACGCCACCAAGAGCAAGAAGCACGGGGGCGGCCTGCCCAAGATGGTGCTGTTCGGCGACATCGCGGGCGACAACGCCGACGACGTGGCGCGCATCACCAGCGAGGTCGTGCGCATCGCCAACTCGCGCAGCGGCGAAGGCTTCATCGCCATCAGCCCCGAGGCGCGCAAGAAATTCTGGCTGGACCGCAAGCGCACGGCCGCCATCAGCCGCCACACCAACGCCTTCAAGATCAACGAAGACGTGGTGATCCCGCTGCCGCGCATGGCCGAGTACACCGACGGCATCGAGCGCATCAACATCGAGCTGTCCCTGCGCAACAAGATCAAGCTGTGCGACGCGCTCACCGAGTTCTTCGAGCGCGGCAACCTGCCGCTGGGCAAGCAGGACGACGCGAGCGAAATCCCCTCGGCCGAACTGCTGGAGGACCGCGTGGCGCAAGCCCTGGCGCTGGTGGCCGAGGTGCGCGCGCTGTGGGCCGGCTGGCTGCAGGATGTCGAACCCCTGTTCCCGCAGCTGCAGGACCACACCCTGCGCGCGAGCTGGAAGACCCAGCTGCGCGCGCCGCTGTCGGGCATCTTCGCGGGCGCGGCGTTCCAGCCCATCCTGGACGAAGCCACGGCCATCCACAAGCGCGTGCTCAAGGGCCGAGTCTGGGTGGCGCTGCACATGCACGCCGGAGACGGCAACGTGCACACCAACCTGCCAGTCAACAGCGACGACTATGAAATGCTGCAGACCGCGCACGAGGCGGTCGAGCGCATCATGGTGCTGGCGCGCAGCCTGGACGGCGTGATCTCGGGCGAGCACGGCATCGGCATCACCAAGCTGGAGTTCCTGACCGACGCCGAGCTGCTGCCGTTCGCGCAGTACAAGCAGCGGGTGGACCCCGAAGGGCGCTTCAACAAAGGAAAATTGCTCCGAAATCAGGAGCTGCCTGCGCTGGATGGGAAAGCGCTGGAGGCCCATCTGGCTTCCAAGCCGGCTTCCAGGACCGCCGCCTTGCATGCCGACCTGACCAATGCCTACACGCCCAGCTTCGGCCTCATGGGGCACGAGTCGCTGATCATGCAGCAGAGCGACATCGGCGCGATCGCCGATTCGGTCAAGGACTGCCTGCGCTGCGGCAAGTGCAAGCCCGTGTGCTCCACGCACGTGCCGCGCGCCAACCTGCTCTACAGCCCGCGCAACAAGATCCTGGCCACCTCGCTGCTGGTCGAGGCGTTCTTGTACGAAGAGCAGACCCGCCGGGGCGTGAGCATCAAGCACTGGCAGGAGTTCGAGGACGTGGCGGACCACTGCACGGTGTGCCACAAGTGCGAGAACCCCTGCCCGGTGAAGATCGACTTCGGCGATGTCACCATGAACATGCGCAACCTGCTGCGCAAGATGGGCAAGAAGACGTTCCGGCCGGGCAACGCGCTGGCGATGACCATGCTCAACGCCACCAACCCGGACACCATCAAGTTCATGCGTTCGGCCATGGTGGACGTGGGCTTCAAGGCCCAGCGCCTCGCCGTGGACCTGCTGCGCAAGGTGGGCCGCAAGCAGACGGCCAAGCCGCCGGCGACGGTGGGCACGGCTCCGATCAAGGAGCAGGTGATCCACTTCATCAACAAGAAGCTGCCGGGGGGACTGCCCAAGAAGACGGCGCGTGCGCTGCTCGATATCGAGGACAAGGACTACGTGCCCATCATCCGTAACCCGGCCACCACCACGGCCGAGACGGAAGCGGTGTTCTATTTCCCGGGGTGTGGCTCGGAGCGCCTGTTCAGCCAGGTCGGCCTGGCCACGCAGGCCATGCTGTGGCACACCGGGGTGCAAACCGTGCTGCCCCCGGGCTACCTGTGCTGCGGCTACCCCCAGCGCGGCTCGGGCCAGTTCGACAAGGCCGAGAAGATGATCACCGACAACCGGGTGCTCTTCCACCGCGTGGCCAACACGCTCAACTACCTTGACATCAAGACCGTGGTGGTGAGCTGTGGCACCTGCTACGACCAGCTGCAGGGCTACGAGTTCGGCAAGATCTTCCCGGGCAGCCGCATCATCGACATCCACGAGTACCTGCTGGAAAAGGGCATCCAGCTGCAGGGCAAGGGTGCCTACCTGTACCACGAGCCTTGCCACAACCCGATGAAGCTGCAGGACTCGATGAAGACCGTGAAGGCGCTGGTGGGCGAGCAGGTCTTGAAGAGCGAGCGCTGCTGCGGCGAGTCGGGCACGCTGGGCGTGACGCGCCCGGATGTGTCCACGCAGGTGCGCTTCCGCAAGGAAGAAGAAATCAAGAAGGGCGAGGCCCAGCTGCGTGCCAGCGGCGCAGTGGGCGCGCAGGACAACGTGAAGATCCTCACCAGCTGCCCCAGCTGCCTGCAGGGCCTGAACCGCTACGAAGGCGACCTGAACAACGGCCTGCTCGAAGCCGACTACATCGTGGTCGAGATGGCGCGCGAAATCCTGGGCGAGAACTGGATGCCGGACTATGTGCAGCGCGCCAACAACGGCGGCATCGAGCGGGTGCTGGTGTGA